One window of Corynebacterium accolens genomic DNA carries:
- a CDS encoding monovalent cation/H+ antiporter subunit D family protein, which translates to MADVVAQLLPLFPGIPLIAAALALLAPWRAVRDAIMLIIPGVGVFAGLGLLIYTMNNGVVAHTVGLYVGNVGIPLVADAFSALMIITTMIVAFGANWFAIVGGETKSRYYPSLTLILITGVCGALLTADLFNFFVFIEVMLLPSYGLITMSGTWSRLAAGRAFVLVNLFASTLLVVGVGYIYSVTGSVNLAALQGAAAGNGPVTVAAGIILIAITAKAGVFPVQSWLPRTYPGTSAAVMGLFSGLHTKVAVYMLYRLYVQLFDLEQRWNVLIIVLMLISMMIGAFGGLTEKTIRRVLGYQMLNGMPFILVMLAFTSEDPSRALAAGIMYTIHHMVTVGSLILASGAIEETYGTGDLTKLSGLARRDTIIAWIFAAGAFSVVGFPPFSGMWGKLMIVFEVARNGGAWAWIAIAAIIIASFAAFLAMLRVWREAFWGHDLPSDKVPDELIIRKKLMAPSAALILVSLGMFIFSGVVIDAVETAAEQLLDTTAYTDTILGDDSAALPNIDDIQEGR; encoded by the coding sequence ATGGCTGATGTTGTAGCCCAACTTCTTCCACTTTTCCCGGGCATTCCGCTCATTGCCGCGGCTCTTGCCTTGCTGGCGCCGTGGCGCGCCGTCCGCGATGCGATCATGCTCATCATTCCCGGGGTCGGTGTCTTCGCCGGCCTGGGACTGTTGATCTACACCATGAACAATGGGGTAGTGGCGCATACCGTGGGCCTCTACGTAGGCAATGTGGGTATTCCGCTCGTTGCGGACGCCTTCTCCGCGCTGATGATCATCACCACGATGATCGTGGCCTTTGGTGCTAACTGGTTCGCCATCGTGGGCGGGGAGACGAAATCTCGTTACTATCCGTCGCTCACCCTGATCCTTATTACTGGTGTGTGCGGTGCGCTGCTGACCGCTGACCTCTTTAACTTCTTCGTGTTCATTGAGGTCATGCTGCTGCCGTCGTACGGCCTTATCACCATGTCGGGCACGTGGTCGCGCTTGGCGGCAGGACGCGCGTTCGTCCTCGTTAACCTTTTTGCCTCCACGCTGCTGGTGGTTGGTGTCGGTTATATCTATTCCGTCACCGGCTCGGTTAACCTGGCTGCCCTGCAGGGGGCCGCTGCCGGCAACGGCCCGGTCACCGTCGCCGCGGGCATTATCCTTATTGCGATTACCGCCAAGGCCGGTGTCTTCCCGGTGCAGTCTTGGCTACCGCGTACCTATCCAGGCACGTCGGCCGCGGTGATGGGCCTTTTCTCCGGCCTGCACACGAAGGTCGCCGTCTACATGCTCTACCGGCTGTACGTGCAGCTTTTCGATCTTGAGCAGCGGTGGAACGTCCTTATCATCGTCCTCATGCTGATCTCGATGATGATCGGTGCCTTTGGTGGTCTGACCGAAAAGACGATTCGCCGCGTGCTGGGTTACCAGATGCTCAACGGCATGCCGTTCATCTTGGTGATGCTGGCCTTTACTTCGGAGGATCCGAGCCGCGCCCTGGCCGCCGGTATCATGTACACGATTCACCACATGGTGACCGTTGGCTCGTTGATCCTGGCATCCGGTGCTATCGAAGAGACCTACGGCACGGGTGATTTGACCAAGCTATCCGGCCTCGCGCGCCGCGATACCATCATCGCCTGGATTTTTGCCGCCGGTGCCTTCTCCGTGGTGGGCTTCCCGCCATTCTCCGGCATGTGGGGCAAGCTCATGATCGTTTTCGAGGTCGCCCGCAACGGCGGCGCTTGGGCCTGGATTGCGATTGCCGCCATCATCATCGCTTCCTTCGCCGCATTCTTGGCGATGTTGCGCGTCTGGCGCGAAGCCTTCTGGGGACACGATTTGCCCTCGGACAAGGTTCCAGATGAGCTCATCATCCGCAAGAAGCTGATGGCGCCTTCCGCAGCGCTCATCTTGGTCTCGCTGGGCATGTTCATTTTCTCCGGCGTGGTTATTGATGCGGTGGAAACCGCAGCCGAGCAACTGCTGGACACGACGGCTTATACTGACACCATCTTGGGCGATGATTCAGCCGCACTACCTAATATCGATGACATTCAGGAGGGCCGATAA
- a CDS encoding sodium:proton antiporter, with product MILALTIAILIGGAVYLIQQRGLVRIVLGMMAFGHGANLTLLATGVYSYRGEAFPSEVPHDQMADPLPQAFVLTAVVISMATSTILLTMAAMGKNDDTDVVEPVDDNTIDHAFSTLGRDAQNRAILEESANELDRIGRVDHDTPVAERGVNRKKEDEK from the coding sequence ATGATTCTCGCGTTAACTATCGCCATCCTCATCGGTGGCGCCGTCTATCTCATTCAGCAACGCGGCTTGGTCCGCATTGTGTTGGGCATGATGGCATTCGGCCACGGTGCCAACCTGACCTTGTTGGCCACTGGCGTGTACTCCTACCGAGGCGAAGCCTTTCCCTCAGAGGTACCCCACGATCAAATGGCCGATCCGCTACCGCAGGCATTCGTTCTGACGGCCGTTGTTATCTCCATGGCAACCTCGACCATCTTGTTGACCATGGCCGCGATGGGTAAAAACGATGACACCGATGTGGTGGAACCCGTCGATGACAACACCATCGATCACGCATTTTCTACCTTGGGCCGCGATGCCCAGAACCGTGCGATTTTGGAAGAATCCGCGAATGAGCTCGATCGCATTGGCCGGGTAGACCACGACACTCCCGTGGCTGAGCGCGGGGTAAATAGGAAGAAGGAGGATGAAAAATAA
- a CDS encoding DUF4040 family protein has protein sequence MTLLFAVLLAALAVILAPVTVKVMDRQAGYPLAVLFLIAAVLIAKDFSAIAAGEELSFQATWVRDFIAPGVDVNFALRGDALSIFFAMLALVIGAVVLTYSAAYLPKNEGNTSFYTLMTAFTLSILLLVLANDVVVLFLAWELVSLASFMLIARSGSGGEAGSQRTLILTFIGGLTLLTALGIAAVTTGSTTISEILASSVWDERPGVTASVAVLIAASAFTKSAQFPFHFWLPEAMAAATPVSAFLHAAAVVKAGIYLLIRFSTVFYDVAVWNWVLIVVGMGTAVMSAVFAVQKTDLKKLTAYSTVSHLGWIVATIGVGTPFAIGAALVHTLAHALFKSSLFMLIGVIDHEAGSRDIRRLGPLWNKMPWTFGSVVIGAASMAAVPPLLGFVSKEGMLTAFEDAPIGGAGQAILLAVAGIGAFFTFTYSAKIVFGAFFDGPRSMDDVHEAPVALWLPAALPGFMSLPLVFVLGIFDEPLEHAIAAVGMETHSHLAVWHGINVPFIISILVLVAGIAGLFARKKMWPAFEGRNFMPRSGNELLQSLQDGCAKLGQVLGKMSDSHNPSRHILPIVIVIIVLAGTTLFGEGVDGVPLQPRVDGLDNPWDLLPLGIIALSVFGLVRTKNRLTGAVMIGIAGTGVTLQMFLLGAPDVALTQFMVEALSVVVMMMVLRYLPETFQPVTDKSRRVGSIVIAVLAGIAAFLGVWGLMGRHERSDLALWYLDEAPDITGGDNVVATIIVEFRALDTLGELSVLGMAAVVIAAITTTLPRFPFSSGTRPAPFGQSQLNSVPLRKGINIVIPLLIIMSVIVFFRGHNSSGGGFPAALIMGAAIGLTYLSRGSDEIVFGRMTPVHLTGIGIITALLAGFIGYWHDGFGNGGFLTALHGEAFGQHWTTSLIFDLGIYLAVLGMLTMAINALGGYLRPGTERDFLPWIHDDDSALPATPRIAVEDADDPYPDPINPSTDPLALLSPKEAKTKTKQRRRSNANRGGEK, from the coding sequence GTGACGCTACTTTTTGCTGTCCTCCTCGCAGCATTGGCAGTGATCTTGGCACCGGTGACCGTAAAGGTCATGGACCGACAGGCGGGCTATCCATTAGCCGTCCTCTTTCTCATCGCAGCGGTGCTCATTGCTAAGGATTTTTCTGCCATTGCAGCGGGGGAGGAACTCAGTTTCCAAGCCACCTGGGTACGCGATTTTATTGCACCGGGGGTTGATGTAAATTTCGCTCTGCGTGGAGATGCATTGAGCATCTTCTTCGCCATGTTGGCTCTTGTCATTGGCGCTGTCGTGTTGACCTACTCGGCAGCGTATCTCCCGAAAAATGAGGGAAATACGAGCTTTTATACATTGATGACGGCGTTTACGCTGTCCATCTTGTTGCTGGTTCTGGCCAATGACGTTGTTGTCCTATTCCTCGCCTGGGAGCTTGTCTCCTTGGCTTCCTTCATGCTCATTGCGCGTTCTGGCTCCGGGGGAGAGGCGGGTTCACAGCGCACCTTAATCCTGACGTTCATCGGTGGCCTTACGCTATTGACGGCATTGGGCATCGCCGCAGTGACCACCGGTTCGACCACCATTTCTGAGATCCTCGCATCCTCGGTATGGGATGAGCGCCCCGGCGTGACCGCGAGCGTTGCCGTGCTCATCGCGGCTTCTGCTTTTACCAAGTCCGCTCAATTCCCATTCCACTTCTGGCTCCCAGAAGCCATGGCCGCCGCTACGCCTGTCTCGGCGTTCCTGCACGCCGCAGCCGTGGTCAAGGCGGGTATTTACCTGCTCATTCGCTTCTCCACGGTCTTCTACGATGTCGCGGTATGGAACTGGGTGCTCATCGTCGTCGGTATGGGCACGGCTGTTATGTCCGCGGTATTCGCGGTGCAAAAGACGGACCTGAAGAAGCTGACCGCTTATTCCACCGTGTCTCACCTGGGTTGGATTGTGGCCACCATCGGTGTCGGTACCCCGTTTGCTATTGGGGCAGCACTGGTGCACACCCTGGCACACGCGCTCTTTAAGTCCTCGCTGTTCATGCTCATCGGTGTCATTGACCATGAAGCGGGTTCGCGCGATATCCGTCGCCTTGGCCCGCTGTGGAATAAGATGCCGTGGACGTTTGGCTCTGTCGTCATCGGCGCCGCCTCCATGGCTGCGGTTCCTCCGCTGCTGGGCTTCGTGTCCAAGGAAGGCATGCTTACCGCCTTCGAGGATGCCCCCATTGGCGGCGCAGGCCAAGCAATCTTGCTTGCCGTGGCAGGTATCGGTGCGTTCTTTACCTTCACCTACTCGGCAAAGATCGTCTTCGGTGCATTCTTCGATGGGCCGCGCTCTATGGACGATGTCCACGAAGCCCCAGTTGCCCTGTGGCTTCCTGCTGCGCTACCGGGCTTTATGTCCCTCCCGCTCGTCTTCGTCCTGGGTATTTTCGATGAGCCTTTGGAGCATGCCATTGCCGCTGTGGGCATGGAAACGCATTCTCACCTTGCGGTATGGCATGGAATCAACGTGCCATTCATCATCTCGATTCTCGTGCTGGTGGCCGGTATCGCTGGTCTCTTTGCCCGCAAGAAGATGTGGCCGGCTTTCGAGGGCCGGAACTTCATGCCGCGCAGCGGCAACGAGCTCCTGCAAAGCCTGCAGGATGGCTGCGCCAAGCTCGGCCAGGTATTGGGCAAGATGTCCGATTCCCACAACCCGTCCCGGCACATCCTGCCGATTGTCATCGTGATTATCGTCCTCGCCGGTACTACCTTGTTTGGTGAGGGCGTCGACGGCGTACCGCTGCAACCGCGCGTCGATGGTCTCGATAACCCGTGGGACCTGCTGCCGTTGGGCATCATTGCCTTGTCCGTATTCGGGCTGGTTCGTACCAAGAACCGCCTCACCGGCGCCGTCATGATCGGCATCGCAGGTACCGGCGTTACCTTGCAGATGTTCCTCTTGGGTGCACCGGACGTGGCACTTACCCAGTTCATGGTGGAAGCCCTGTCCGTGGTCGTCATGATGATGGTGCTGCGTTACCTGCCGGAGACCTTCCAGCCGGTTACTGATAAATCCCGCAGGGTAGGCTCCATCGTTATCGCCGTGTTGGCCGGTATCGCTGCCTTCCTCGGCGTGTGGGGCCTGATGGGCCGCCACGAACGTTCGGACTTGGCGCTGTGGTACCTCGACGAGGCACCGGATATCACGGGTGGCGATAACGTCGTGGCCACCATCATCGTGGAATTCCGTGCACTCGATACTTTGGGCGAGCTGTCCGTGTTGGGCATGGCCGCCGTCGTTATCGCAGCCATTACCACGACGCTGCCGCGCTTCCCGTTCAGCTCGGGTACGCGCCCGGCGCCATTCGGTCAGTCGCAGCTGAACTCCGTGCCGCTGCGCAAGGGAATCAATATTGTCATTCCTTTGCTCATCATCATGTCCGTCATCGTGTTCTTCCGCGGGCACAATTCCTCCGGCGGTGGATTCCCAGCGGCGCTCATCATGGGTGCGGCTATTGGCTTGACCTACCTGTCCCGCGGCTCCGATGAAATTGTCTTCGGCCGGATGACCCCAGTTCACCTCACCGGAATTGGCATCATAACGGCGCTATTGGCAGGCTTTATTGGCTACTGGCACGACGGCTTTGGCAATGGTGGTTTCCTCACCGCCCTGCACGGTGAAGCCTTTGGCCAGCACTGGACGACGTCCCTCATCTTCGACCTCGGTATTTACCTGGCCGTGTTGGGCATGCTCACGATGGCCATCAACGCCTTGGGCGGCTACCTCAGGCCAGGTACCGAGCGGGACTTCCTGCCGTGGATTCATGACGATGACTCGGCCCTGCCGGCCACGCCGCGCATCGCCGTTGAGGATGCGGACGATCCGTATCCAGACCCAATCAACCCGTCGACGGATCCGCTCGCTTTGCTGAGCCCCAAAGAGGCAAAGACAAAGACAAAGCAACGTCGCCGTTCTAACGCCAACCGAGGAGGGGAGAAGTAA
- the ftsY gene encoding signal recognition particle-docking protein FtsY, with the protein MNSLWLWIGIAIVVIVLIVVFIAIGKKRGESKKVSFEKPKEEEPKQLTQEQKSGNYQAKSGFNFAPAGSKEPEKVAQEKPQQAQPQQAKQEQQPESSEKSEQSEPSATDIANAQLNGEEPPAAKRPEPAKDKDAASTKEAKQEEPQRQEPAADEQPKKSAEPAESKKPAEDGDVPNQDKDTGKADVAGDEAESESKSESASTSEAESKPAADKPAADKTEGKGTAGTAAAAAAAAGGVGSAASAASGDRQESAADDADKEPADQATDQSDKPDSAQASTPASGEAEAEDKEAKGSEQSAPAAAEKPAAEGTDDRHRGEPDHEEKDPEDVVSVEAAEVEDESPVFDAVVDDKDADHIEERVDNREEAEEAAAAADAQTDAAEAAKEQTPVPDGEPAAAGQPTEDIAPAGGRLGRLRGRLSRSQNAIGQGLMGILSAGDLDEDAWEEIEDTLIMADLGTKSTMKVTDSLRDKIAERGVSSEEEARAMLRECLIEACHPEMDRSIRAMPNDGKPAIVMVVGVNGTGKTTTTGKLARVLVSMDHSVLLGAADTFRAAAADQLETWGRRVGAETVRGKEGADPASVAFDAVATGVEQQVDVVLVDTAGRLHTSTDLMDQLGKVKRVVEKKTEVDEVLLVLDATVGQNGLAQARIFREVVDISGVVLTKLDGTAKGGIVFQVQEELGVPVKLVGLGEGADDLAPFEVEGFVDALLGEK; encoded by the coding sequence ATGAATTCTTTATGGTTATGGATCGGCATAGCAATCGTTGTCATTGTGCTGATTGTCGTCTTTATTGCAATTGGCAAAAAGCGCGGTGAATCCAAGAAGGTTTCTTTTGAGAAACCCAAGGAAGAAGAGCCCAAGCAGCTAACGCAGGAGCAAAAGTCCGGCAATTACCAGGCTAAGTCGGGCTTCAACTTTGCCCCAGCGGGCTCCAAGGAACCCGAGAAGGTAGCCCAAGAAAAGCCGCAGCAGGCCCAACCGCAGCAGGCTAAGCAGGAACAGCAGCCGGAGTCCTCGGAGAAATCGGAGCAATCGGAGCCGAGCGCCACCGATATCGCCAATGCGCAGCTCAACGGCGAAGAGCCACCGGCGGCCAAGCGACCTGAACCGGCTAAGGATAAGGACGCTGCCTCCACAAAGGAGGCCAAGCAGGAAGAACCGCAGCGCCAAGAACCTGCAGCTGACGAGCAGCCGAAGAAGTCCGCAGAGCCCGCGGAATCCAAGAAACCTGCAGAAGACGGCGACGTACCCAACCAGGATAAGGACACAGGAAAAGCCGACGTCGCTGGCGATGAGGCTGAGTCCGAGTCCAAATCCGAGTCTGCTTCCACTTCGGAAGCGGAGTCCAAGCCTGCCGCGGATAAGCCTGCGGCGGATAAGACTGAAGGTAAGGGCACTGCCGGTACGGCCGCTGCCGCTGCGGCCGCAGCTGGGGGAGTCGGCTCCGCCGCTTCTGCAGCCTCTGGTGACCGCCAGGAATCCGCCGCAGATGATGCGGATAAGGAACCTGCAGATCAGGCAACTGACCAATCTGATAAGCCGGATTCCGCGCAGGCTTCCACACCTGCTTCCGGTGAGGCGGAAGCAGAGGATAAAGAAGCAAAGGGCAGCGAGCAATCCGCCCCAGCTGCAGCCGAGAAACCCGCAGCAGAAGGCACAGACGATCGGCACCGCGGCGAGCCGGACCATGAAGAAAAAGACCCAGAAGACGTTGTATCCGTCGAGGCCGCCGAGGTAGAAGACGAATCGCCGGTCTTCGATGCGGTGGTAGATGATAAAGACGCTGACCACATCGAAGAACGCGTTGATAACCGCGAGGAAGCCGAAGAAGCTGCGGCTGCCGCCGATGCACAAACGGATGCTGCAGAAGCAGCCAAAGAACAAACCCCTGTGCCTGATGGCGAACCTGCTGCGGCGGGCCAGCCCACCGAAGACATCGCTCCGGCAGGCGGCCGTCTCGGCCGGCTGCGCGGTCGCCTCTCTCGTTCCCAGAACGCCATCGGCCAGGGGCTGATGGGAATTCTTTCCGCAGGTGATCTGGACGAAGACGCTTGGGAGGAAATCGAAGATACCCTCATCATGGCGGATCTGGGCACCAAGTCCACGATGAAGGTCACCGATTCTTTGCGTGACAAGATCGCTGAGCGTGGCGTGTCGAGCGAGGAAGAGGCGCGTGCGATGCTGCGTGAATGCCTCATCGAGGCCTGCCACCCAGAAATGGATCGCTCCATTCGCGCGATGCCCAATGACGGAAAGCCCGCCATTGTCATGGTCGTGGGTGTCAACGGCACCGGTAAGACCACCACCACCGGTAAGCTCGCCCGCGTCCTCGTATCGATGGACCACAGCGTCCTGTTGGGTGCGGCAGATACCTTCCGTGCTGCGGCTGCAGACCAGCTAGAAACGTGGGGACGCCGCGTGGGCGCCGAAACCGTGCGTGGCAAGGAAGGCGCAGACCCAGCCTCCGTGGCCTTTGATGCCGTGGCCACCGGTGTGGAACAGCAGGTCGATGTCGTCTTGGTCGATACGGCCGGCCGCCTGCACACCTCGACGGACCTGATGGATCAGCTGGGCAAGGTCAAGCGCGTCGTAGAAAAGAAGACCGAGGTTGATGAGGTCCTCTTGGTTCTCGATGCCACGGTGGGCCAAAACGGCCTGGCACAGGCTCGCATTTTCCGCGAGGTCGTGGATATTTCCGGCGTGGTGCTCACCAAGCTGGATGGCACGGCGAAGGGCGGCATCGTCTTCCAAGTGCAAGAGGAATTGGGCGTTCCAGTCAAGCTTGTGGGCTTGGGTGAGGGCGCCGATGACCTTGCGCCATTCGAAGTTGAAGGATTCGTCGATGCCTTGTTAGGTGAGAAATAG
- the smc gene encoding chromosome segregation protein SMC translates to MHLKSLTLKGFKSFASATSLKFEPGICAVVGPNGSGKSNVVDALAWVMGEASAKTLRGGKMQDVIFAGAGDRKQLGRAEVTLTIDNADGALPIEYSEVSVTRRMFRDGASEYEINGAKARLMDIQELLSDSGIGREMHIIVGQGKLSEILESRPEDRRSYIEEAAGVLKHRRRKEKAQRKLTGMQANLDRLQDLTDELGKQLKPLARQAEAAQRAATVQADVRDARLRLAGDRIVGLRQKLSAAEQTATALSTQVEETTAQLEEATEHQMELETQLEEVNPQAESAQKLWFDLSTLSERIAATQRIAEERADNAGSQVAYAGQDPDDLEAKAARADEEHEELLVAAEEAAERLESIREEVAERRQAFEAAEHEHMAQVRAIADRREGVVRLFAAEEKAAGQVASAEEELARQEEAVASLQRRTQNAQAEAAEVAQKLDNYAAERQPLEEAHTRAASESGAADKRLDQLRDAQRERERSVYTLRSRIDTLSQTIPESVEVGEEFQPLAAYISTTYESAVAAALGTFAEAQAGQLTEGLIADLEKGPRSALLDAAAAAPASSWRVDADLPPQTSWLLDHVTVQPEVSAALHRLLADVVLVPDIAHGRRLVSDDPRLRAVTASGVVIGEGWVEVGTGSSSTVEVTARIAEAEEELEQANQALHELSGTLEGAKIAAEDARVTAASAKAALREHDTEADAWKRDHRRLEKQYEANKAELEKSAQRATEIEIRLQKANQELADARDRLARVDADDQPDEPSSADRDAASAALEEVKSMEMEAQVAARSAQERVGQVAGKADSLRRQAQHERQAKARHEQAMARRKAQGQLASAVARHAQDLAARANQLLSRATSERDEFVHERNSLNSQLQQAKQAVSAARQNSDRLTARAHEAELARSQAQVRLDEAEKKIGEQLGIAIADLLRDFTPGEDFDRSAEKSRLQQAEKDLNSLGKVNPLALEEYKALEERYSYLSTQLDDVIQARQDLAGVISDVDKQILQLFTDAWRDVEAEFPKVFNTLFPGGEGRLILTEPEDMLTTGIEVEARPPGKKVKRLSLLSGGEKSLTALAMLVAIFRARPSPFYVMDEVEAALDDVNLRRLIALFEELRKDSQLIVITHQKPTMDVANVLYGVTMRGDGITRVISQRMNPAGLAPGAEQASRDAMRLGVDAPHSGGTPQSTE, encoded by the coding sequence ATGCACCTGAAATCGCTGACGCTCAAAGGCTTTAAGTCATTCGCGTCGGCGACGTCTCTCAAATTTGAGCCGGGCATCTGTGCTGTTGTCGGCCCGAATGGTTCCGGCAAATCCAACGTGGTCGATGCCCTTGCCTGGGTCATGGGAGAGGCCAGCGCGAAGACCCTGCGCGGCGGCAAGATGCAAGACGTCATCTTCGCCGGGGCAGGCGACCGCAAGCAATTGGGCAGGGCCGAGGTCACGCTCACCATCGATAATGCCGATGGTGCGCTGCCCATCGAGTACTCCGAGGTATCCGTTACCCGCCGTATGTTCCGCGATGGCGCGAGCGAATACGAAATCAACGGGGCAAAGGCCCGGTTGATGGATATCCAGGAGCTGCTTTCTGATTCCGGCATTGGCCGGGAAATGCACATCATCGTGGGGCAGGGCAAGCTTTCTGAAATCCTGGAATCGCGCCCCGAGGATCGCCGCTCCTATATCGAGGAGGCTGCAGGCGTCCTCAAACACCGCCGCCGCAAAGAAAAGGCCCAGCGCAAGCTGACGGGCATGCAGGCCAATTTGGACCGCCTGCAGGATTTGACCGATGAGCTGGGAAAACAGCTCAAGCCCTTGGCGCGGCAGGCAGAAGCCGCCCAGCGCGCGGCAACAGTGCAGGCGGATGTGCGCGATGCGCGCCTGCGCCTGGCCGGAGATCGCATCGTCGGCCTGCGGCAGAAGCTTTCCGCTGCCGAGCAGACCGCGACGGCCCTATCCACCCAGGTGGAAGAGACCACGGCGCAGCTCGAAGAGGCGACCGAGCACCAAATGGAGCTGGAAACCCAGCTAGAGGAGGTCAATCCGCAGGCAGAATCCGCCCAGAAGTTGTGGTTTGATCTCTCCACCTTGTCCGAGCGCATTGCGGCGACCCAGCGCATCGCGGAGGAGCGGGCGGATAATGCCGGGTCCCAGGTCGCTTATGCCGGCCAGGATCCGGATGATTTAGAGGCCAAGGCAGCGCGCGCGGACGAGGAGCACGAGGAACTCCTGGTGGCGGCAGAAGAAGCTGCGGAGCGGTTAGAAAGCATCCGGGAGGAAGTGGCGGAGCGTCGGCAAGCATTCGAGGCCGCCGAGCACGAACATATGGCACAGGTGCGTGCCATTGCGGATCGCCGCGAGGGCGTGGTGCGCCTTTTTGCCGCCGAGGAAAAGGCGGCGGGGCAGGTAGCCAGCGCGGAAGAGGAGTTGGCGCGGCAGGAAGAGGCCGTGGCTTCGCTGCAGCGCCGCACCCAGAATGCGCAGGCAGAAGCTGCTGAGGTAGCGCAGAAGCTGGATAATTATGCCGCGGAGCGCCAGCCTTTGGAGGAGGCGCATACGCGGGCTGCCAGCGAGTCCGGTGCTGCCGATAAGCGCTTGGATCAGCTCCGCGATGCCCAGCGCGAGCGCGAGCGCAGTGTCTATACGCTGCGGTCCCGCATCGATACGCTATCCCAGACCATCCCCGAGTCGGTCGAGGTGGGCGAAGAATTCCAGCCATTGGCCGCGTATATTTCCACCACCTATGAATCGGCGGTTGCGGCCGCGTTGGGCACCTTTGCGGAGGCGCAGGCGGGGCAGTTGACCGAGGGCTTGATTGCGGATTTGGAGAAGGGGCCGCGCTCAGCGCTGCTGGATGCGGCGGCGGCAGCGCCTGCAAGCTCGTGGCGCGTCGATGCCGATTTGCCGCCGCAGACCTCCTGGTTGCTGGATCACGTCACGGTACAGCCTGAGGTTTCGGCGGCATTGCACAGGCTGCTTGCCGATGTCGTCCTCGTCCCCGATATTGCCCACGGCCGGCGCCTCGTGTCCGACGATCCGCGCTTGCGCGCCGTGACCGCGTCCGGGGTTGTCATCGGTGAAGGCTGGGTCGAGGTCGGCACCGGTTCCTCATCCACGGTGGAGGTCACCGCCCGCATCGCGGAGGCCGAAGAGGAACTAGAGCAGGCAAATCAAGCCCTGCACGAGCTTTCTGGCACCCTGGAAGGAGCAAAGATTGCCGCCGAGGATGCCCGCGTGACGGCCGCGTCCGCCAAGGCCGCGTTGCGGGAGCACGATACCGAAGCCGATGCCTGGAAGCGGGATCACCGCCGCTTGGAAAAGCAGTACGAGGCCAATAAGGCGGAGCTGGAAAAGTCCGCGCAGCGCGCCACCGAGATCGAGATCCGGCTGCAGAAAGCCAACCAGGAGCTTGCCGATGCCCGCGATAGGCTCGCCCGCGTCGACGCCGACGATCAACCAGACGAGCCCTCGTCCGCCGATAGGGACGCCGCCTCGGCCGCGCTGGAAGAGGTAAAGTCCATGGAAATGGAGGCCCAAGTCGCGGCCCGATCGGCGCAAGAGCGCGTGGGCCAAGTTGCCGGCAAGGCCGATAGCTTGCGGCGCCAGGCCCAACACGAACGCCAGGCGAAGGCCCGCCATGAACAGGCCATGGCTCGCCGCAAGGCGCAGGGGCAATTGGCATCGGCAGTGGCGCGACACGCACAGGATTTGGCCGCGCGGGCGAACCAGCTTTTAAGCCGCGCCACCTCCGAGCGCGATGAGTTTGTACACGAGCGCAACTCCTTAAATTCCCAATTGCAGCAAGCCAAGCAGGCGGTATCGGCCGCACGCCAAAATAGCGACCGGCTAACCGCGCGGGCGCATGAAGCAGAACTGGCCCGCTCGCAGGCACAGGTGCGCCTGGATGAAGCCGAGAAAAAGATCGGCGAACAGCTGGGCATCGCCATCGCTGACCTCTTGCGCGATTTCACCCCGGGCGAAGATTTCGACCGCAGCGCCGAAAAGTCGCGGCTGCAGCAGGCAGAAAAGGATTTGAACTCCTTGGGCAAGGTCAACCCCTTGGCCTTGGAAGAATATAAGGCGCTGGAAGAGCGCTACAGCTACCTGTCCACGCAGCTCGATGACGTCATCCAAGCCCGTCAGGACCTCGCCGGGGTAATTTCGGACGTAGATAAGCAGATCCTGCAGCTATTTACCGATGCCTGGCGGGATGTGGAAGCCGAATTTCCCAAGGTATTCAATACCCTCTTCCCGGGTGGGGAGGGCCGGTTGATCCTTACCGAGCCCGAAGACATGCTCACCACCGGCATTGAGGTCGAAGCCCGCCCGCCAGGCAAGAAGGTCAAGCGCCTGTCGCTGCTTTCCGGCGGCGAGAAATCCCTTACCGCATTGGCCATGCTCGTGGCGATCTTCCGCGCGCGCCCCAGCCCGTTCTACGTTATGGATGAGGTCGAGGCAGCGCTTGATGATGTCAACCTGCGCCGGCTCATCGCCCTATTTGAGGAATTGCGGAAGGATTCCCAGCTCATCGTCATCACGCACCAAAAGCCCACCATGGATGTGGCCAATGTCCTCTATGGCGTAACCATGCGCGGCGATGGCATCACCCGGGTCATCTCCCAGCGCATGAATCCAGCCGGGCTCGCGCCGGGAGCCGAGCAAGCAAGCCGGGATGCGATGCGGCTTGGGGTTGATGCGCCGCACTCAGGTGGTACGCCGCAGTCAACGGAATAG